TTTTTCTTGCGTTGTGTATAATCTTTTCAATGCTGAAACCTTTGAAATATCACCAATCAAAACAAAGCCAATAAGCTGATCATTTTTTATATATAATCTTTCTACGTTTTGTTCATCTATATTTGAAATGATTTTAACAGTTGTGTCATGATCTACCGTTTGACCACAAGCATAAAAATCTTTGCCAAAAAAATATGAGTCACGAAGTCCTACCATACCTGGATACCTACGAGGAGTTGCGCTTAAAGTGGTTGCTGCGCACAGTCCCTGCAGCATTGCATCAGACCACGTGGTACTGCGCATTATTTTGCCGGTCACCATATCCGGCGCCCTACACACGTCTCCACCAGCAAGTATATGTGGTACGCTTGTACGCATATGTTCATCAACGATGATTGACCCATTTTCTGTTGCTATGCCTGCTGACTTTGCAAGCTCACAGTTCACTTGTGACCCTGCGGCCACAATCACCATGTCTGCAAAAATAGTTGATTCAGGCTGGCCAGCCTCCGACTGAGAAGTCTTCGACTGGGAAGTCTTCGACTGGGAAGTCTCGGTTTCAAGCTGCACACCAGAAACAACGCCACCGATTTCGCAAATTTTAATAGCTTTTCGATTGGTAAAAATTTCGACACCAAGATTTTGAGCTTTGCTTTCTACCCACTGTGCAATTTCACCGTCGACTTGCCCTGCAAGAATAGTTTTTGCAGCTTCGATAAGAACTACCGATATTTTTAAAGATACAAGCGACGAAACAGCTTCTATGCCGTTGAGTCCACCGCCAATAACAATTGCCGTCTTAACTTTTTTCTCGGCAGTATAGTTTGAAATTGCATGCATGTCACGCAATGTGTGAAACGTAAAAAGACCTGAACATTGTACGTTTCGCGCAAATGGTGGCAAGAAAGGTTTGGTACCAATTCCTAAAAAAAGTTCATCGTAATAAAATTGTTCAGTGCCAACGGGTTCCATTGCGATGGTAACGGTTTTGCTTGCAGTATCAATTGCTGTTACCCAACTATTAAAATGTATTTGAATGTTGTTTTGCAAAAAGTAATCTTCAGGTTTGAGTGAAAGTTCCTGCTCAGTTTTATCACCTGTTAAAAAATCTGCTAAAAAACAACGATTATACGGAAAATCTTTTTCACCAGAAAAACAAACAATCTCACTTTCTTTATCAAAGGATCGCAACTTCACGACAAAAGAAACTGAGGCTGCTGACATACCGACAACGATAACTTTTTTCATATAAAAAACCTTTTAAGATTTAGACAATTGAAACTTAAGCAAAGAGCCATGAAGAAAGTTCTTCAAGGCTCTTTATCAATATTTTATAGAGTTTTCAGAAAACAATTATGCAATTTTCAAAATGGTGAGTCGAACCATGTAAATACCAGCATAATCTCCGGCAGTGGCCGTGACAACGGTAGCATTAGCAGCACTAATTGCAGCGACTAATGTCGACGTTGGTACATTAACAAATGCTCGTCCATGAATCCATGTAGTTGCAGTTGTAGATCCTGCGATAGTGTTAGTATCTATAGTCAGAGATGCCTCAGTTGCTCCTGTATAAATGGCGACAGATGCGGCGCCTGTCAAACTCATTTCATAATCGAATACATAGGTACCAGTTGTAAGAGTAAAGGCAGAGCCTCCACCAGCACGGACTGAGTGTGTAACGGCTCCTGAGGTATTGTTGAAAAGTTGTGTATTGATTAAGAAGGTCTGTCCCAGTGGTACGGTACTTGTTTGCGTAGCAGTGTTAACAAATTCTGCAGCTCCAAAAGTTCCAGCTGGACCAGTCGCTCCGGTAGCGCCTGTAGAACCAGTTGCACCAGTCATACCCGTATCACCTGTTGCACCAGTAAGTCCAGTGTCACCGGTAGCTCCGGTTGATCCAGTACTTCCTGTTGAGCCTGTTGCGCCAGTGTTACCAGCACCAGTCATACCTGTTGAACCAGTGGAACCAGTCATACCCGTGTCACCTGTTGCACCAGTAAGTCCAGTGTCACCGGTAGCGCCAGTAGATCCTGTTGAACCGGTAGCTCCAGTCATACCAGTGTCACCGGTAGCGCCAGTGCTTCCGGTAGAACCAGTACTTC
The sequence above is drawn from the Candidatus Babeliales bacterium genome and encodes:
- a CDS encoding FAD-dependent oxidoreductase; protein product: MKKVIVVGMSAASVSFVVKLRSFDKESEIVCFSGEKDFPYNRCFLADFLTGDKTEQELSLKPEDYFLQNNIQIHFNSWVTAIDTASKTVTIAMEPVGTEQFYYDELFLGIGTKPFLPPFARNVQCSGLFTFHTLRDMHAISNYTAEKKVKTAIVIGGGLNGIEAVSSLVSLKISVVLIEAAKTILAGQVDGEIAQWVESKAQNLGVEIFTNRKAIKICEIGGVVSGVQLETETSQSKTSQSKTSQSEAGQPESTIFADMVIVAAGSQVNCELAKSAGIATENGSIIVDEHMRTSVPHILAGGDVCRAPDMVTGKIMRSTTWSDAMLQGLCAATTLSATPRRYPGMVGLRDSYFFGKDFYACGQTVDHDTTVKIISNIDEQNVERLYIKNDQLIGFVLIGDISKVSALKRLYTTQEKCFQ